A section of the Hevea brasiliensis isolate MT/VB/25A 57/8 chromosome 17, ASM3005281v1, whole genome shotgun sequence genome encodes:
- the LOC110665976 gene encoding auxin-responsive protein SAUR71-like, translating into MDSSKKFNKITDIVRLQQILKKWKKAATSSKISNASCSSSTTNTIKFIKRTLSFTDVSAASNDVVPKGFLAVCVGKELKRYVIPTEYLGHQAFGILLREAEKEFGLQQEGVLKIPCQESVFEKILKVVEEKREVYLLRELGFNVEKEMMSSCWSSPDCELTHYHPQMCK; encoded by the coding sequence ATGGATTCATCAAAGAAGTTTAACAAGATCACTGACATTGTTAGGCTTCAGCAGATCCTCAAGAAGTGGAAAAAGGCAGCAACTTCTTCAAAGATCAGCAATGCCAGCTGCTCCTCTTCCACCACCAACACCATCAAGTTCATTAAAAGAACGCTCTCTTTCACCGATGTTTCTGCAGCATCAAATGATGTAGTCCCGAAAGGATTTCTCGCCGTTTGTGTTGGGAAAGAGTTGAAGAGATATGTGATTCCTACAGAGTACTTGGGCCATCAAGCCTTTGGGATACTGCTGCGAGAGGCAGAAAAGGAGTTTGGGCTTCAACAAGAGGGAGTGTTAAAGATCCCATGCCAAGAATCCGTGTTTGAGAAGATCTTGAAGGTGGTTGAAGAGAAGAGAGAAGTCTACTTGTTACGTGAATTAGGGTTTAATGTAGAGAAAGAGATGATGAGTAGTTGTTGGTCATCACCTGATTGTGAGCTAACACATTATCATCCTCAAATGTGTAAATGA